The Candidatus Cybelea sp. genome has a window encoding:
- a CDS encoding NHL repeat-containing protein, whose translation MRRCASVWRGSFLAFLVACSASNNGSIPPATPLAPTGLQGNAAPDATSHGTLFVANYYVSTISVVPPGFKAPTRTISNGVSYPDSLAEGKSGMLYAGNYGSPSGSFTSTVTAYPHGGGSPSRTISNGIFGPYTMAVDNAGRLYVANNGHDTVTVYSGRSNTPVRTIVRDIRNPQGLAFDGKGNLYVANFAANSVSVYPPTKNEPLRIIKAGMAGPSSIAIDAANNLYVANERGNSITVYTPGQWSTPRRLTAGIHQPIAIRTDGVTLYVLNYLRNVLAAYDVQTLKRVAATSTGIACPSTMTMNQDSSLYVASTCPSGVTEYSASGLRLQRTITKGISDPVALVVSP comes from the coding sequence ATGCGGCGTTGCGCCTCTGTTTGGCGGGGATCGTTCCTCGCTTTCCTCGTTGCTTGCTCTGCGAGCAACAATGGAAGCATCCCGCCGGCGACTCCGCTCGCGCCAACCGGACTGCAGGGCAACGCCGCCCCGGATGCAACCAGCCACGGGACGCTCTTCGTGGCGAACTATTACGTGAGCACGATCTCCGTTGTGCCCCCGGGCTTCAAAGCCCCAACGCGGACGATCTCAAACGGGGTCAGCTACCCCGATTCGCTCGCCGAGGGTAAATCCGGAATGCTGTACGCCGGCAATTACGGCTCACCAAGCGGGAGCTTCACGAGCACGGTTACCGCCTACCCGCACGGCGGCGGAAGTCCGTCGAGGACGATCAGCAACGGAATCTTCGGCCCCTATACGATGGCAGTCGACAACGCCGGCCGGCTTTACGTCGCGAATAACGGCCACGATACCGTCACCGTTTATTCCGGCCGCAGCAATACGCCGGTAAGAACGATCGTGCGAGATATTCGCAACCCGCAGGGCCTCGCGTTCGACGGCAAAGGGAATCTCTACGTCGCAAACTTTGCCGCTAACAGCGTCAGCGTCTATCCGCCCACGAAGAACGAACCGTTGAGGATCATCAAAGCCGGCATGGCCGGCCCCTCGTCGATTGCAATCGATGCCGCCAACAATCTCTACGTTGCTAACGAGCGCGGCAACTCGATTACTGTCTACACGCCGGGCCAGTGGAGCACGCCGCGCCGGCTCACGGCGGGGATTCACCAGCCGATCGCGATCCGCACCGACGGTGTTACGCTCTACGTGCTGAACTACTTGCGCAACGTGCTGGCCGCCTACGACGTGCAGACGCTCAAACGCGTCGCGGCGACCTCGACGGGGATTGCGTGCCCGAGCACGATGACGATGAACCAGGACAGCTCGCTCTACGTTGCCAGCACCTGTCCGAGCGGCGTCACGGAGTACTCCGCGTCCGGCCTGCGCCTGCAGCGGACGATTACCAAGGGCATCAGCGATCCGGTCGCCCTCGTCGTCTCTCCGTAG